A genomic segment from Roseibium algicola encodes:
- a CDS encoding DNA helicase, producing MKLTAPVFRLKREARTLARNKSIALSRALDAIAVREGFRSWSHLASAVRDQGPSVRLLSALEPGDMVILGARPGHGKTVLGLELLAEAAKAGRTSVFFSSECSYRDVRMKLSASGYRDPEKSGSFRIRLSDNVCAENIEETLADAVPGSIAVIDYLQVMDQHRSQPPLGAQIEELRQFANKRRITLVFLSQVHRSFDPEIRSLPGFSDIRTTNPVDLSHFDKGCFLHDGEMMLSGH from the coding sequence ATGAAACTCACTGCACCCGTTTTCCGCCTAAAGCGTGAAGCCCGAACACTCGCCCGCAACAAATCCATCGCGTTGAGCCGCGCATTGGACGCAATTGCTGTTCGCGAAGGTTTCAGAAGCTGGAGCCATCTCGCGTCTGCGGTACGCGACCAAGGCCCGTCGGTCAGGCTTTTGTCAGCGCTTGAACCCGGCGATATGGTCATCCTTGGTGCACGGCCGGGGCACGGCAAAACAGTGCTGGGGCTCGAGTTGCTTGCAGAAGCGGCCAAGGCCGGTCGAACGTCCGTGTTCTTTTCGTCAGAATGTTCTTATCGCGATGTTCGTATGAAGCTATCCGCCAGCGGATACCGCGATCCGGAAAAATCGGGATCGTTCCGGATTAGGCTTTCCGACAACGTCTGCGCCGAGAATATTGAAGAGACGCTGGCTGACGCTGTGCCGGGCTCCATTGCCGTCATCGATTATCTTCAGGTCATGGACCAGCATCGCTCGCAGCCACCGCTCGGTGCGCAGATCGAGGAGCTGAGACAATTTGCAAACAAGCGGCGTATCACGCTCGTCTTCCTGTCGCAGGTCCACAGAAGCTTTGATCCCGAGATCCGGTCACTGCCAGGGTTCTCCGATATCCGCACAACCAATCCTGTCGATCTATCGCACTTCGACAAGGGCTGTTTTCTGCACGACGGCGAGATGATGCTGTCCGGACATTGA
- a CDS encoding cytochrome b, with protein MLRNTSTGYGRIAIAFHWTMAVLIIGMLGLGLYMHQLPPTEQATFELYQLHKSIGFVVLTLAVLRLVWRLLNPSPKLPDNMHPLEKAGAHLGHVGLYALLFALPLTGWFMVSASPWGIPTILFNTWPVPHLPVPGVLGSQEQAETFFKLLHEYGAYLLIALIAVHVAAALKHHFIARDATLKRMISTAPAKADS; from the coding sequence ATGCTGCGCAACACTTCAACCGGGTATGGAAGAATCGCCATTGCGTTCCATTGGACGATGGCAGTCTTGATCATCGGCATGCTTGGCCTCGGCCTCTACATGCACCAGCTTCCCCCGACCGAACAGGCAACCTTTGAGCTCTATCAGTTGCACAAGTCGATCGGCTTTGTGGTTCTGACGCTTGCCGTGCTCCGTCTTGTCTGGCGCCTTCTCAATCCTTCGCCGAAACTGCCTGACAACATGCACCCGCTGGAAAAGGCCGGGGCGCATCTGGGGCATGTCGGCCTGTACGCGCTTCTGTTTGCTCTGCCACTGACCGGCTGGTTCATGGTATCGGCCTCGCCGTGGGGCATTCCGACCATCCTGTTCAACACCTGGCCAGTGCCGCATCTGCCGGTTCCAGGTGTGCTTGGTTCGCAGGAACAGGCGGAAACCTTCTTCAAGCTGCTGCATGAATACGGCGCCTATCTGCTGATTGCGCTGATTGCCGTCCATGTCGCAGCTGCGCTGAAACACCACTTCATCGCCCGCGACGCCACGTTGAAACGCATGATTTCAACCGCACCCGCCAAGGCCGATAGCTGA
- a CDS encoding fumarate hydratase: MNAPLTPPAYQHSALFPQGEDKTPYRKLTSDHVKTADFNGEEVLVVEAEGLRLLAEEAFKDINHFLRPGHLEQLKKILEDPEATENDKFVAFDLLKNANIASHGVLPMCQDTGTAIIMGKKGRRVWTDGSDEAALGEGSRDAYFKKNLRYSQLAPISMFEEKNTSNNMPAQIELYAEGEDAYKFLFMAKGGGSANKTFLFQGTPSLLTHDRLVEFLKEKILTLGTAACPPYHLAIVIGGTSAEMNLKTAKLASARYLDGLPTQGSELGHAFRDLELEAEIHKLTQATGVGAQFGGKYFCHDVRVIRLPRHGASLPIGLAVSCSADRQAVGKITKDGIFLEQLEMHPEKYLPEVTDDHLSDNVVKVDLTRPMSEILGELSKHPIKTRLSLSGPLIVARDLAHSKLRDRLESGEPLPDYFKNHPIYYAGPAKTPEGMPSGSFGPTTAGRMDAYVDQFQAAGGSMVMLAKGNRSAQVRRACQAHGGFYLGSIGGPAARLAQDCIKKVEVVEFEELGMEAVWRIEVEDFPAFIVIDDKGNDFFKELNLG; this comes from the coding sequence ATGAACGCTCCGCTCACACCTCCAGCTTATCAGCACAGCGCCCTTTTCCCTCAGGGAGAAGACAAGACCCCGTATCGGAAACTGACGTCGGACCACGTCAAGACAGCCGATTTCAACGGCGAAGAGGTACTGGTTGTCGAAGCTGAAGGTCTACGCCTTCTTGCCGAAGAGGCTTTCAAGGACATCAACCATTTCCTGCGTCCAGGCCACCTGGAACAGCTGAAGAAGATCCTGGAAGATCCGGAAGCGACCGAGAACGACAAATTCGTTGCGTTTGACCTCCTGAAAAACGCGAACATCGCCTCCCACGGTGTTCTGCCGATGTGCCAGGACACGGGCACCGCAATCATCATGGGCAAGAAGGGCCGCCGGGTCTGGACCGACGGGTCGGACGAAGCCGCACTCGGCGAAGGTTCCCGAGACGCCTATTTCAAGAAGAACCTGCGGTATTCCCAGCTCGCGCCGATTTCGATGTTCGAAGAAAAGAACACGAGCAACAACATGCCGGCACAGATCGAGCTCTATGCAGAAGGTGAAGATGCCTACAAGTTCCTGTTCATGGCCAAGGGTGGCGGTTCGGCCAACAAGACCTTCCTGTTCCAGGGCACACCATCCCTGCTGACCCATGACCGGCTGGTGGAATTCCTCAAGGAAAAGATCCTCACACTCGGTACTGCTGCCTGCCCGCCCTATCACCTTGCGATCGTCATCGGCGGCACGTCTGCGGAAATGAACCTCAAGACAGCAAAACTGGCTTCGGCCCGCTATCTTGACGGTCTGCCGACGCAAGGGTCGGAACTCGGACATGCCTTCCGTGACCTTGAGCTGGAAGCCGAGATCCACAAACTGACCCAGGCAACCGGCGTCGGCGCCCAATTCGGCGGCAAGTATTTCTGCCACGATGTGCGTGTCATCCGCCTGCCGCGTCACGGCGCGTCCTTGCCAATCGGCCTCGCCGTGTCCTGCTCTGCGGACCGGCAGGCCGTCGGCAAGATCACGAAAGACGGTATTTTCCTGGAACAGCTCGAGATGCACCCGGAAAAATACCTGCCGGAGGTCACCGACGACCACCTGTCCGACAATGTGGTCAAGGTCGACCTGACCCGGCCGATGTCCGAAATCCTGGGCGAACTTTCCAAACACCCGATCAAGACCCGGTTGTCGCTTTCCGGACCGCTGATCGTTGCCCGCGACCTTGCCCATTCCAAGCTGCGCGACCGGCTGGAAAGCGGCGAGCCCCTGCCCGACTATTTCAAGAACCACCCGATCTATTACGCTGGCCCGGCCAAGACACCGGAGGGAATGCCTTCAGGTTCGTTCGGTCCGACAACCGCAGGACGCATGGACGCTTACGTCGATCAGTTCCAGGCAGCCGGCGGTTCCATGGTCATGCTGGCCAAAGGCAACCGTTCCGCTCAGGTGCGCCGCGCCTGCCAGGCTCATGGCGGGTTTTATCTCGGCTCCATCGGCGGTCCGGCCGCTCGCCTTGCGCAGGATTGTATCAAAAAGGTGGAAGTGGTCGAGTTCGAGGAACTGGGCATGGAAGCCGTCTGGAGAATCGAAGTCGAGGATTTCCCGGCCTTTATCGTCATTGATGACAAGGGCAACGACTTCTTCAAGGAATTGAACCTCGGCTGA
- a CDS encoding nuclear transport factor 2 family protein translates to MTEQRPPLPPFTLETARQKVRAAEDGWNSRNPEKVSLAYTPDTIWRNRSDFPVGREQVVEFLTSKWQREQEYRLIKELWTFAGNRIAVRFAYEWHDAAGQWYRSYGNENWEFAPNGLMHRRFASINDLAISTNDRKMHWPQGPRPADHPGLSELGL, encoded by the coding sequence ATGACAGAACAGCGACCCCCGCTGCCGCCTTTTACCCTTGAGACCGCCCGCCAGAAGGTGCGTGCCGCGGAAGACGGCTGGAACAGCCGGAACCCGGAGAAGGTTTCGCTAGCCTATACACCGGACACCATTTGGCGGAACCGGTCGGACTTTCCGGTTGGGCGGGAGCAAGTGGTGGAATTCCTCACCAGCAAATGGCAGAGGGAGCAGGAGTACCGCCTGATCAAGGAACTGTGGACCTTTGCCGGCAACCGGATCGCTGTTCGCTTTGCCTACGAATGGCACGATGCGGCCGGACAATGGTACCGCTCCTACGGCAACGAGAATTGGGAGTTCGCACCCAATGGCCTGATGCATCGCCGATTTGCCAGCATCAATGATCTCGCCATTTCCACGAATGATCGCAAGATGCACTGGCCTCAGGGCCCGCGCCCGGCAGACCATCCTGGCCTGAGTGAACTCGGACTTTAG
- the moaA gene encoding GTP 3',8-cyclase MoaA, with amino-acid sequence MIDPFGRAVTYLRVSVTDRCDFRCVYCMAEDMTFLPKREVLSLEELDRLCTAFIEKGVRKLRLTGGEPLVRKNIMSLIRSLGRHLDSGALEELTLTTNGSQLARYAQELYDCGVRRINVSIDTLDPQKFKAVTRWGDLGKVMDGIRAATAAGLQIKINMVALKDVNEHEIVTMLEWCHEHGHDLTLIETMPLGEIDGDRTDQYLPLSTVRARLGEQFTLTDIPYKTGGPARYVTIEETGGRLGFITPMTHNFCESCNRVRVTCTGQLYMCLGQEDMSDLRAPLRASEGNDLLNDAIDEAIGRKPKGHDFVIDRNRNQPAVSRHMSVTGG; translated from the coding sequence ATGATTGACCCGTTCGGCCGCGCCGTCACCTACCTTCGCGTGTCCGTGACCGATCGTTGCGATTTCCGTTGCGTGTATTGCATGGCGGAAGACATGACCTTCCTGCCCAAACGCGAAGTGCTCAGCCTTGAAGAGCTCGACCGCCTGTGCACTGCCTTCATCGAAAAAGGCGTCCGTAAACTGCGCCTGACCGGCGGTGAGCCGCTGGTCCGCAAGAATATCATGAGCCTTATCCGCAGCCTTGGCCGGCATCTGGACAGTGGCGCTCTGGAAGAGTTGACCCTGACCACCAACGGCTCGCAGCTCGCCCGCTACGCGCAGGAACTCTACGATTGCGGCGTGCGCCGGATCAATGTGTCGATCGATACGCTCGATCCGCAGAAATTCAAGGCAGTCACCCGCTGGGGCGACCTTGGCAAGGTCATGGACGGGATCCGCGCAGCGACTGCCGCAGGCCTCCAGATCAAGATCAATATGGTTGCTCTCAAAGACGTCAACGAGCATGAGATCGTGACGATGCTTGAGTGGTGTCATGAGCATGGTCACGACCTGACCCTGATCGAGACCATGCCACTTGGCGAGATCGACGGCGACCGCACGGACCAGTATCTGCCACTTTCGACCGTGCGTGCGCGCCTGGGCGAGCAATTCACATTGACGGACATCCCCTACAAGACCGGCGGACCCGCCCGGTATGTGACTATCGAGGAAACCGGTGGTCGTCTCGGCTTCATCACGCCGATGACGCATAACTTCTGTGAAAGCTGCAACCGGGTGCGCGTCACCTGCACCGGCCAGCTATACATGTGCCTTGGTCAGGAAGACATGTCGGATCTTCGCGCGCCTCTGCGCGCTTCGGAAGGCAACGACCTTCTGAACGATGCGATTGACGAGGCCATCGGACGGAAGCCAAAAGGGCATGATTTCGTGATTGACCGGAACCGCAACCAGCCTGCAGTTTCCCGGCACATGAGCGTCACCGGCGGTTAA
- a CDS encoding YceI family protein — MTLKHFTYAVAVLSATTFTAPAFADTWKVDPDKSKLGFEVKQGGGTLTGVFASWEADIDFDPAAPETAKISAEIKPMSATTGNAQFDGTLPGKDWFNAGDFPTAEFTSDTVELVEGNSYRAQGTLSIKGISQPVEMDFTLDIAGDTATAKGTAIVNRLDYQLGSGVGTDTVGDIVTVTLDLTAIR, encoded by the coding sequence ATGACATTGAAGCATTTTACATATGCCGTTGCAGTCCTGTCGGCGACGACCTTCACCGCACCGGCGTTTGCCGACACCTGGAAAGTCGATCCGGACAAGAGCAAGCTCGGCTTTGAAGTCAAACAGGGCGGCGGCACGCTGACTGGCGTCTTCGCGTCGTGGGAAGCAGACATCGATTTTGATCCTGCGGCCCCTGAGACCGCCAAGATCAGCGCTGAAATCAAACCCATGAGCGCCACCACCGGCAACGCCCAGTTCGATGGCACCCTGCCTGGCAAGGACTGGTTCAACGCCGGGGACTTCCCGACGGCCGAATTCACGTCCGACACTGTCGAACTTGTCGAAGGCAACAGCTACCGGGCACAGGGCACGCTCTCCATCAAGGGAATTTCCCAGCCGGTCGAGATGGATTTCACTCTGGACATCGCGGGCGACACCGCCACAGCCAAGGGGACGGCCATTGTCAACAGGCTCGACTATCAGCTTGGCAGCGGCGTCGGCACCGACACGGTCGGAGATATCGTCACCGTTACCCTGGATCTTACGGCGATCCGCTGA
- a CDS encoding L,D-transpeptidase produces the protein MKKLFFVMVAVLAGAFALTAQAAPRYGYFDHSTNTWVTPKYHPGGPSPVKRKRVKYDGPYPAGTIVIDTSERRLYHVLPGGKAMKYGVGVGKDGFQWAGTHRITRKAEWPSWTPPAQMRARERAKGRILPAYMPGGPNNPMGARAMYIGSTLYRIHGTTEPWTIGSAVSSGCIRLANEDVIHLYNSVTVGSKVIVKR, from the coding sequence ATGAAGAAACTTTTTTTTGTAATGGTTGCGGTTCTGGCGGGCGCTTTTGCGCTGACCGCTCAGGCAGCTCCGCGATATGGCTACTTTGACCACAGCACGAACACCTGGGTCACTCCGAAATATCACCCGGGCGGCCCGTCCCCGGTCAAACGCAAGCGCGTGAAATATGATGGCCCGTACCCTGCAGGCACGATCGTCATTGATACCTCCGAGCGCCGTCTTTATCATGTCCTGCCTGGTGGCAAGGCCATGAAATATGGCGTCGGCGTTGGCAAGGATGGCTTCCAGTGGGCCGGCACGCACCGCATCACCCGCAAGGCTGAATGGCCGAGCTGGACCCCGCCTGCACAGATGCGTGCTCGTGAACGTGCGAAAGGCCGTATCCTTCCGGCTTACATGCCGGGTGGACCGAACAACCCGATGGGTGCTCGCGCGATGTACATCGGCTCGACCCTCTACCGCATTCACGGCACGACTGAGCCGTGGACCATCGGTTCGGCTGTCTCTTCCGGCTGTATCCGTCTGGCAAATGAAGACGTGATCCACCTCTACAACAGCGTGACTGTCGGTTCGAAGGTCATCGTAAAGCGCTAA
- a CDS encoding YceI family protein, translating into MIRLAASALALSLVAGTALAEPVAYDFDKSHANLAFSYNHLGYSTTEGRFGEWEGTLLIDKDTPANSSIEFTIDVGSLDTFWAERNAHFLSADFFDAEKFPKATFKSTKVEKTGDNQLEVTGDLTIKDITKPVTLTVDVTALGEHPMAKKEAAGFAVSTVLKRSDYGMDMYVPYVGDDITVTFHSEALKSDATN; encoded by the coding sequence ATGATCCGTCTCGCAGCTTCTGCGCTTGCCCTGTCCCTCGTCGCAGGCACCGCCCTTGCCGAACCGGTGGCCTACGACTTCGACAAGTCCCACGCCAACCTGGCTTTCTCCTATAACCACCTTGGCTACTCCACGACCGAAGGCCGTTTCGGCGAATGGGAAGGCACGCTGCTGATTGACAAGGACACGCCTGCCAATTCCTCCATCGAATTCACGATCGACGTCGGCAGCCTCGACACGTTCTGGGCAGAGCGCAACGCGCACTTCCTGAGCGCGGACTTCTTTGACGCTGAAAAATTTCCGAAGGCGACCTTCAAGAGCACCAAGGTCGAAAAGACCGGTGACAACCAGCTGGAAGTGACCGGCGACCTGACCATCAAGGACATCACCAAGCCGGTGACCCTGACCGTTGATGTCACAGCACTTGGTGAGCACCCGATGGCGAAGAAGGAAGCTGCCGGTTTTGCCGTTTCCACAGTTCTGAAGCGTTCCGACTATGGAATGGACATGTATGTTCCCTATGTAGGTGACGACATTACCGTGACCTTCCATTCCGAAGCGCTCAAGTCCGACGCGACCAACTAA
- a CDS encoding gamma-butyrobetaine hydroxylase-like domain-containing protein, giving the protein MTDPTAPWPTELRVSKDKKSLTVAFNTGERHELSAEYLRVCSPSAEVKGHNPSQKQTVPGKRNVEIMKIEPVGNYAVRIHFDDMHNSGIFTWTYFLELGRDPEAHWGVYLQELADKGLTRDR; this is encoded by the coding sequence ATGACCGACCCGACTGCTCCCTGGCCGACGGAACTACGCGTATCGAAAGACAAGAAGAGCCTGACTGTTGCTTTCAACACGGGTGAACGGCACGAATTGTCTGCTGAATATCTCCGGGTGTGTTCACCTTCGGCGGAAGTGAAGGGCCACAATCCATCCCAGAAGCAGACCGTGCCCGGCAAACGCAACGTCGAGATCATGAAGATCGAACCTGTCGGCAACTATGCTGTCCGTATCCATTTTGACGACATGCATAACTCCGGGATTTTTACCTGGACGTATTTCCTCGAGCTAGGCAGAGATCCGGAAGCACACTGGGGTGTCTACCTGCAGGAACTGGCGGACAAGGGCCTGACACGGGATCGTTGA
- a CDS encoding multidrug effflux MFS transporter, producing MLTSRTQTSSTDAKPSLAVLVAISSVSPLAMQIYLPSLAGMMVVFSATAGEIQLSMSAYFIAVAVSQLFWGPLSDQFGRRPVIILGMALFVIGSVFCLFAQTIEALIAARVLQAAGGCTGMVLGRAILRDLYSPKQAASMIGYVTMGMAVMPTVAPAIGGILDQYYGWQGGFVLLLMFGVAVLWASIALLPETHLNRKAAGGRQILKSYATLCREPLYWSYSLTAASNALAYFAYLGGAPFIAADLLSLSAQEMGFYFMFVALGYIAGNFISGRFAERVGLFRMILSGTLIGVVCVAIISGFAYFGALSAPSLFLPMFLLGLGNGVCLPSALSGAVSVRPELTGAASGLTASLQVAMGALAGSIVASLYADGLLASSPWGMILMMGLGIGCSLIATVCIRFYTTRADLVPAE from the coding sequence ATGCTCACTAGCCGAACTCAGACTTCCAGCACCGATGCCAAACCATCCCTGGCGGTGCTTGTAGCGATTTCATCGGTCAGCCCGCTTGCCATGCAGATATACCTGCCGTCCCTGGCAGGAATGATGGTGGTCTTTTCCGCAACTGCGGGCGAGATCCAGCTGTCGATGTCCGCTTATTTCATCGCGGTTGCGGTTTCCCAGTTGTTCTGGGGGCCCTTGTCGGATCAGTTCGGCCGCCGGCCGGTAATCATTCTCGGCATGGCTTTGTTCGTAATCGGCAGCGTGTTCTGTCTGTTTGCACAAACAATCGAAGCCTTGATCGCCGCCCGGGTTCTTCAGGCAGCCGGTGGCTGTACGGGAATGGTCCTTGGCCGTGCGATCCTGCGTGATCTCTACAGCCCTAAGCAGGCGGCCAGCATGATCGGCTATGTCACCATGGGCATGGCGGTGATGCCGACAGTGGCACCAGCAATCGGCGGAATTCTGGATCAATATTACGGATGGCAGGGCGGGTTTGTGCTGCTGCTCATGTTCGGAGTGGCGGTTCTGTGGGCAAGCATTGCGCTTCTGCCTGAAACGCACCTGAACCGAAAAGCGGCCGGTGGGCGGCAGATCCTGAAATCCTACGCGACCCTCTGCCGTGAGCCGCTCTACTGGAGCTACAGTCTGACAGCGGCGTCCAACGCGCTTGCCTACTTCGCATATCTGGGCGGAGCGCCGTTTATCGCCGCCGATCTCCTGTCCCTGAGTGCGCAGGAAATGGGGTTCTACTTCATGTTCGTGGCGCTCGGTTATATCGCTGGAAACTTCATCTCCGGCCGGTTTGCCGAACGAGTTGGCCTGTTTCGGATGATACTGTCCGGCACTCTCATCGGCGTTGTCTGCGTGGCGATAATCTCCGGGTTTGCCTATTTCGGAGCGTTGAGCGCACCCAGCCTCTTCCTGCCGATGTTCCTTCTTGGTCTCGGCAATGGGGTTTGCCTGCCAAGTGCATTGTCCGGTGCTGTCAGTGTACGGCCTGAGTTGACGGGAGCTGCTTCCGGCCTGACGGCGTCACTTCAGGTCGCCATGGGCGCGCTGGCCGGATCCATTGTCGCCTCGCTGTATGCCGATGGCCTGCTGGCCTCCTCGCCCTGGGGCATGATCCTGATGATGGGACTGGGCATCGGGTGCAGCCTGATCGCGACCGTCTGCATCAGGTTCTACACCACGCGCGCCGACCTCGTTCCGGCAGAATAG
- a CDS encoding cryptochrome/photolyase family protein produces the protein MTTLVWFRQDLRIKDNPALFEAARKGRVLPVFILEPSEQAGETHPLGGASLWWLHHSLASLKADLPGLIFLRGSARHLIPQLAKEVEAEAVFWNRCYEPHAIERDTDLKKVLKEDGFEVKSFKASLLFEPWELETKSGGPFKVYSPFWKAAQQKTIDDALPAPEKLEFADYDGGETLESFDLLPTKPNWAKGWEDCWQPGEAGAAERLEGFFEEGLKGYGTLRNRPDLPNVSRLSPHLHFGEISPRQIWHATQKVMDRKSSVAGDGMKFLSEIAWREFAYHLLYHFPKLPSDNWRSTFDAYPWQEPGDALEKWQKGQTGYPIVDAGMRELWQTGYMHNRVRMIVASFLIKHLRIHWHHGEAWFRDTLVDADLANNSASWQWVAGSGADAAPYFRVFNPITQGEKFDPDGVYIRKWVPELRDLDTHYLFAPFDAPAETLKKAGIALGETYPKPLVDHAKARKAALDGYEAVKQAGQDAA, from the coding sequence ATGACAACACTTGTTTGGTTTCGACAGGATTTGCGCATCAAGGACAATCCGGCCCTGTTCGAGGCGGCCCGCAAGGGACGTGTCCTTCCGGTCTTCATCCTTGAACCATCAGAGCAGGCCGGTGAAACGCACCCGCTTGGCGGGGCAAGCCTCTGGTGGCTGCATCACAGCCTGGCGTCCTTGAAGGCGGATCTGCCGGGTCTGATCTTCCTGCGGGGGAGCGCGAGACACCTGATCCCACAGCTTGCAAAGGAAGTCGAGGCCGAGGCCGTATTCTGGAATCGATGCTACGAACCACATGCAATCGAGCGGGACACCGATCTCAAGAAGGTGCTGAAAGAAGACGGGTTTGAAGTCAAAAGCTTCAAGGCGTCCCTCTTGTTCGAACCCTGGGAACTGGAGACAAAATCCGGCGGCCCCTTCAAGGTGTATTCACCGTTCTGGAAGGCTGCTCAGCAAAAGACCATCGATGACGCCTTGCCAGCACCGGAGAAGCTGGAATTTGCGGACTACGATGGCGGTGAAACGCTTGAGAGCTTTGACCTCTTGCCCACGAAGCCTAACTGGGCAAAGGGATGGGAGGATTGCTGGCAGCCCGGTGAAGCCGGTGCTGCGGAGCGGCTGGAAGGCTTCTTCGAGGAAGGCTTGAAGGGCTATGGCACATTGCGCAATCGCCCTGATCTTCCGAATGTGTCGCGCTTGTCGCCGCATCTCCACTTCGGCGAAATCTCACCCCGACAGATCTGGCATGCAACGCAGAAGGTAATGGACCGGAAATCGTCGGTTGCCGGTGACGGTATGAAATTCCTGTCCGAGATTGCCTGGCGGGAATTTGCGTACCACTTGCTCTACCATTTCCCGAAATTGCCGTCGGATAACTGGCGTTCAACCTTTGATGCCTATCCCTGGCAGGAGCCGGGCGACGCGTTGGAGAAGTGGCAGAAAGGACAAACGGGATATCCGATTGTCGACGCCGGCATGCGCGAACTCTGGCAAACCGGATACATGCACAACCGGGTGCGCATGATCGTGGCGAGTTTCCTGATCAAGCATCTGCGTATTCATTGGCACCATGGCGAGGCCTGGTTTCGGGACACGTTGGTGGATGCGGACCTTGCCAACAATTCCGCAAGCTGGCAGTGGGTCGCAGGATCAGGCGCTGATGCTGCTCCCTATTTTCGGGTCTTCAACCCGATCACACAGGGAGAAAAATTCGATCCGGACGGTGTGTACATCCGCAAATGGGTTCCAGAGCTGCGCGATCTGGACACGCACTATCTCTTTGCGCCGTTTGATGCCCCGGCCGAAACCCTGAAAAAGGCCGGTATCGCGCTTGGCGAGACCTATCCGAAACCGCTGGTCGACCATGCCAAGGCCCGCAAGGCAGCGCTCGACGGCTATGAAGCGGTGAAGCAGGCGGGACAAGACGCCGCTTGA
- a CDS encoding TetR/AcrR family transcriptional regulator: MRPSKRDELVRKSLAVFYRDGFHATGMDTLVAETGISKTTMFKHFRTKDDLILAVLRYRDETFRNWFLRRLDERDLSPKQKLLAVFDILKEWFEEPGFQGCMFIKASAEFQDPVHPAYAQSTEHKRLLLSALRSLAEKAGAREADLLARQILLLKEGAIVGAQMGFDPDPSGAAKNAAAVLIDAHIPEN, from the coding sequence ATGCGACCAAGCAAACGCGATGAACTGGTACGCAAGTCTCTGGCTGTCTTTTACAGAGACGGTTTCCATGCGACCGGCATGGATACGCTTGTTGCTGAAACAGGCATCTCCAAGACGACGATGTTCAAGCATTTCAGAACCAAGGATGATCTGATCCTGGCGGTGTTGAGATACCGGGACGAGACTTTCCGGAACTGGTTCCTGCGCAGGCTGGATGAACGCGATCTTTCGCCAAAGCAAAAGCTCCTCGCAGTTTTTGATATTCTGAAAGAGTGGTTCGAAGAACCCGGTTTCCAGGGATGTATGTTCATCAAGGCATCGGCTGAGTTTCAGGACCCCGTACACCCTGCATATGCCCAGTCCACCGAACACAAGCGCCTGCTTCTGTCGGCACTCAGGAGCCTTGCGGAAAAGGCGGGGGCTCGCGAGGCGGATCTGCTGGCACGTCAAATCCTCCTTCTCAAGGAGGGGGCAATCGTTGGCGCTCAAATGGGGTTCGACCCGGATCCGTCAGGTGCGGCAAAGAACGCGGCAGCGGTGCTGATCGATGCCCACATCCCGGAAAATTGA